In Halanaerobiales bacterium, the following are encoded in one genomic region:
- a CDS encoding efflux RND transporter periplasmic adaptor subunit yields MLKRYWKIIVAVVLVLIISGGVYYQFYYQTNESKEQKIDPNNIFTVKKGNITKTIDGQGYIKPINEENLSFPSTSGGTKITKIHVNEGDMVKKGDVLVELDKREARLNYLQKKNALEKAKISGSKNEIEEAELNLYIAEDRIENLTLKAPFGGLVSDVYIEEGNYYENGNAITIKNTNTLKSEISIEESNFQEISLGQKANIELDSLPATSFTGEVTEIANEADNSGGTVTLPVTVTLNETDKEIKINSSAQVEIIVGEQKDTLFIPITAVFNKNNKEVVFKVVDENKTEAVEIKTGLSNGLRIAVESGLNEGDKILLNTFAQANGSKNMPTFGPGSGIGGNMGGRSK; encoded by the coding sequence TTGTTAAAAAGATACTGGAAAATAATAGTTGCTGTGGTTCTTGTTTTGATAATAAGTGGTGGAGTTTACTATCAGTTTTATTATCAGACTAATGAGAGTAAAGAACAAAAAATTGATCCTAATAATATATTTACTGTAAAAAAAGGGAATATTACTAAAACAATTGACGGTCAGGGATATATTAAACCTATAAATGAAGAAAACTTATCTTTTCCTTCAACAAGTGGAGGAACTAAAATTACTAAAATACATGTTAATGAGGGAGATATGGTCAAAAAGGGTGATGTTTTGGTTGAATTGGATAAAAGGGAAGCAAGATTAAATTATCTCCAAAAGAAAAATGCTCTTGAAAAAGCAAAAATTAGCGGTTCAAAGAATGAAATTGAGGAGGCAGAGTTAAATTTATATATTGCTGAAGATAGAATAGAAAATTTAACTCTAAAAGCTCCTTTTGGTGGTTTAGTATCAGATGTTTATATTGAAGAGGGAAATTATTATGAAAATGGTAATGCAATTACTATAAAAAATACTAATACTTTAAAATCAGAGATTAGTATAGAAGAAAGTAATTTTCAGGAAATAAGTTTGGGTCAAAAAGCAAATATTGAACTGGATTCACTTCCAGCTACTTCTTTTACAGGTGAAGTAACTGAAATAGCTAATGAAGCAGATAATTCCGGAGGTACAGTTACTTTACCAGTTACTGTTACTTTAAATGAAACTGATAAAGAGATAAAAATTAATAGTTCAGCTCAGGTAGAAATAATTGTAGGAGAGCAAAAAGATACTCTATTTATTCCCATTACAGCTGTTTTTAATAAAAATAATAAAGAAGTTGTTTTTAAGGTGGTTGATGAAAATAAAACTGAAGCTGTAGAAATAAAAACTGGATTAAGTAATGGCCTGCGTATTGCAGTTGAATCTGGTTTAAATGAAGGTGATAAAATATTGTTAAATACCTTTGCTCAGGCTAATGGTAGTAAAAATATGCCAACATTTGGACCTGGTTCAGGTATAGGAGGTAATATGGGAGGACGTTCCAAATGA
- a CDS encoding ABC transporter ATP-binding protein produces the protein MIEVENLTKIYKNGNVEVKALKEVSFKIKKGEILSIMGPSGSGKSTLMNLLGFLDTPTSGKYYLRGKDVSGLGENKLAELRNDYVGFVFQQFNLLGRTTVLHNVELPLIYGGYSKKERREIAKDLLEKVGLGHRLKHFPNEISGGQKQRVAIARALANNPDLILADEPTGNLDTATGESIMDLFHDLNEQGHTIVLVTHEENIAEHARRKISLIDGEIRKDEVFV, from the coding sequence ATGATAGAAGTAGAAAATCTAACAAAAATATATAAAAATGGAAATGTTGAAGTAAAAGCTCTAAAAGAAGTATCTTTTAAAATAAAAAAAGGAGAAATTCTATCTATTATGGGTCCTTCTGGTTCAGGTAAATCTACTTTAATGAATTTACTTGGTTTTTTGGATACCCCGACTTCTGGAAAATACTATTTAAGAGGAAAAGATGTTTCTGGACTAGGTGAAAATAAACTGGCTGAATTGAGAAATGATTATGTAGGATTTGTTTTTCAGCAATTTAATTTATTAGGCAGAACAACCGTCCTCCATAATGTTGAATTACCTTTGATTTATGGTGGATATAGTAAAAAAGAGAGAAGAGAAATTGCAAAAGATTTATTAGAAAAAGTTGGACTTGGGCACCGTCTTAAACATTTTCCAAATGAAATTTCCGGTGGTCAGAAACAGAGAGTAGCTATTGCAAGAGCACTTGCCAATAACCCAGATTTAATATTAGCTGATGAGCCCACAGGTAATCTAGATACTGCTACTGGCGAAAGTATCATGGATTTATTTCATGATCTAAATGAACAGGGGCATACAATTGTCCTTGTTACTCATGAGGAAAATATTGCTGAACATGCCCGGCGTAAAATTTCTCTAATTGATGGGGAAATCAGAAAAGATGAGGTGTTTGTTTAA